Proteins from a genomic interval of Musa acuminata AAA Group cultivar baxijiao chromosome BXJ1-9, Cavendish_Baxijiao_AAA, whole genome shotgun sequence:
- the LOC103997075 gene encoding large ribosomal subunit protein eL43z, which yields MTKRTKKAGIVGKYGTRYGASLRKQIKKMEVSQHAKYLCEFCGKYAVKRKAVGIWGCKDCGKVKAGGAYTLNTASAVTVRSTIRRLREQTEA from the exons ATG ACGAAGCGCACGAAGAAGGCTGGAATTGTTGGCAAATATG GCACTAGATATGGTGCAAGTTTGCGAAAGCAAATCAAGAAGATGGAGGTTTCTCAGCATGCAAAGTACTTGTGTGAATTCTGTGGGAAG TATGCCGTGAAAAGAAAAGCAGTTGGGATTTGGGGCTGCAAGGATTGCGGTAAAGTCAAGGCAGGCGGTGCCTATACATTGAA CACTGCTAGTGCTGTTACCGTGAGGAGCACTATTCGTCGATTGAGAGAACAGACTGAAGCGTGA